In Acidovorax sp. GBBC 1281, a single window of DNA contains:
- a CDS encoding LysR substrate-binding domain-containing protein — translation MRLRHIEVFNAVMLTGSVSAAARLINVTQPAVSRILAHAELQLGFALFHRMKGRLVPTREAQTLYPHIERLFNQLDDVQRLANSLRGQQREGELHVLSVLALSHEVMPRALQAFRAQHPDVVVRIDALHSPQIVSALVLQEADIGFVFSALVHPSLAQETLAEGRVVCIAPKGTLGADVVQAGVVHLADLAHTPVIRLEANDPLGTMVNHASREADVGLQAAFTVQTYHAALALAHHGLGVALVDVCTAASADRTRVDVLALAPRIAVPVKALRMVNRPASLLADTMVRCMRDAVAQTLASAGLAESD, via the coding sequence ATGCGCCTGCGCCACATCGAAGTCTTCAATGCGGTGATGCTCACCGGCAGCGTGAGCGCCGCCGCGCGGCTCATCAACGTCACCCAGCCGGCCGTGAGCCGCATCCTCGCGCATGCCGAACTGCAGTTGGGTTTCGCGCTGTTCCACCGCATGAAGGGGCGGCTCGTGCCCACGCGCGAGGCGCAGACCCTGTACCCGCACATCGAGCGGCTGTTCAACCAGCTCGACGACGTGCAGCGCCTGGCCAACAGCCTGCGCGGCCAGCAGCGCGAAGGCGAATTGCATGTGCTGAGCGTGCTGGCCCTGAGCCACGAGGTGATGCCGCGCGCGCTGCAGGCCTTCCGTGCGCAGCACCCGGACGTGGTGGTGCGCATCGATGCGTTGCACTCGCCGCAGATCGTCTCGGCCCTGGTGCTGCAGGAGGCCGACATCGGCTTCGTGTTCAGTGCGCTGGTGCACCCCTCGCTGGCGCAGGAGACGCTGGCGGAAGGGCGCGTGGTGTGCATCGCTCCCAAGGGCACGCTGGGTGCGGACGTGGTGCAGGCCGGCGTGGTGCACCTGGCCGATCTGGCCCACACGCCGGTGATCCGCCTGGAGGCGAACGACCCGCTCGGCACGATGGTGAACCACGCCAGCCGCGAGGCCGACGTGGGCCTGCAGGCGGCCTTCACGGTGCAGACCTACCACGCGGCGCTCGCGCTCGCGCACCACGGGTTGGGCGTGGCGCTGGTGGATGTGTGCACCGCGGCGTCGGCCGACCGCACGCGGGTGGACGTGCTGGCGCTCGCGCCGCGCATCGCGGTGCCCGTGAAGGCGCTGCGCATGGTGAACCGGCCCGCATCGCTGCTGGCGGACACCATGGTGCGCTGCATGCGCGATGCGGTGGCGCAGACGCTGGCGTCGGCCGGCCTGGCAGAGAGCGACTGA
- a CDS encoding D-amino acid dehydrogenase yields the protein MDACVMGAGIVGLATAYALQRQGMRVTVIDQGPVGGGASGGNGAQLSYSYVQPLADPSLWAQLPKLLLSRESPLQVRLQRDPHQWRWALQFLAACNGATSRSTTAQLLALAARSRAGFEAMRAREALECDFSSTGKLVLYGTRDGLAAAERQMELQRAWGSEQASVSPQRCVELEPALAHHAPHIAGAIHTPSECAADCQKVCDGLHALLAQRGARFELGAQVQGFDRVQGRIAAVRTSAGTIEADRFVLALGSGSVAVARMVGVHLPVYPIKGYSITLDALADAPWAPRMNVTHAGRKVVFARLGQRLRVAGMAELVGDDRRIHPERIDSLRATVRTVLGHEAPAASLHPWTGMRPATPTGLPIAGRAAEADNLWLNTGHGALGFTLAFGTAAIVAEQMLQACAPT from the coding sequence ATGGATGCATGTGTGATGGGTGCGGGCATCGTGGGCCTGGCCACGGCCTACGCGCTGCAGCGCCAGGGGATGCGCGTCACGGTGATCGACCAGGGCCCCGTGGGCGGCGGCGCCAGCGGCGGCAATGGCGCACAGCTGAGCTACAGCTACGTGCAGCCCCTGGCCGACCCCAGCCTGTGGGCGCAACTGCCCAAGCTGCTGCTGTCGCGCGAATCGCCGCTGCAGGTGCGACTGCAGCGGGACCCGCACCAGTGGCGCTGGGCCCTGCAGTTTCTGGCGGCCTGCAACGGCGCCACCTCGCGTAGCACCACAGCGCAACTGCTCGCGCTGGCGGCCCGCAGCCGCGCCGGGTTCGAAGCCATGCGCGCCCGCGAGGCGCTGGAATGCGACTTCTCCAGCACCGGCAAGCTCGTGCTGTACGGCACGCGCGATGGCCTGGCCGCGGCCGAGCGGCAGATGGAACTGCAGCGGGCCTGGGGCAGCGAGCAGGCCTCGGTGTCCCCCCAGCGCTGCGTGGAACTGGAACCGGCGCTCGCCCACCATGCGCCCCACATTGCCGGCGCGATCCACACGCCCAGCGAGTGCGCGGCCGATTGCCAGAAGGTGTGCGATGGGCTGCATGCCCTGCTGGCCCAGCGCGGCGCGCGCTTCGAACTGGGTGCGCAGGTACAGGGGTTCGACCGGGTACAGGGACGCATCGCGGCGGTGCGCACCAGCGCCGGCACCATCGAGGCCGACCGTTTCGTGCTGGCGCTGGGCAGCGGCAGCGTGGCGGTGGCCCGGATGGTGGGCGTGCACCTGCCCGTCTATCCGATCAAGGGCTACAGCATCACCCTCGACGCCCTGGCCGATGCACCCTGGGCGCCCCGCATGAACGTGACGCACGCGGGTCGCAAGGTCGTGTTCGCCCGCCTGGGCCAGCGCCTGCGCGTGGCCGGCATGGCAGAGCTGGTGGGCGACGACCGCCGCATCCACCCCGAACGCATCGACAGCCTGCGCGCCACGGTGCGCACCGTGCTGGGGCACGAAGCGCCCGCCGCATCGCTGCACCCCTGGACCGGCATGCGCCCCGCCACGCCCACGGGCCTGCCCATCGCCGGCCGCGCCGCCGAGGCCGACAACCTGTGGCTCAACACGGGGCACGGGGCACTGGGCTTCACCTTGGCGTTCGGTACCGCGGCCATCGTGGCCGAGCAGATGCTGCAGGCCTGCGCGCCCACCTGA